A genomic stretch from Actinomadura rubteroloni includes:
- a CDS encoding putative leader peptide: MRVRLILVRRRHVDLRRVTAAGCHV; encoded by the coding sequence ATGCGCGTTCGGCTGATCCTCGTCCGGCGGCGGCACGTCGATCTCCGGCGTGTCACCGCCGCGGGCTGTCACGTCTGA
- a CDS encoding CBS domain-containing protein, with protein MGWNELGDMGRATTKEELRALIAQAYPGGGKARIANWTGQLWRFRAVIEVGDHVVMPVKSRGTVAIGRVTGPYEYRADAPEGFRHVRPVQWLRTDIPRDAIKQDLLDSMGSLLTVCGLHRADADVRVAHLAEHGTDPGPLRDDDADAFESSSRSELLAKAAERDPARPVQITIRAFLSLWDAVRRTQDTVERIEADLADKGLTTRPPFTEGWIGSTIQLVPLGEEPAAGQADTGAQAAEDTRDVADLPPLTLRIGDLEAAGRGVMSVAPGQPLQNVVTTMVALGYSQLAVIAEDGTFHGAVSWESIGRARMSDPDPGLDQATVSVPLVDQDEPLLDQIEQIYARGFVFVRSADKRSVSGIVSTADLTRQFGELARPFVLIEEAERRLRRRVDERIPLAEIRKRAPRWSRDDAQSAAVLTLGNYRSLLDDDENWKLLDWNVDRRLFFDLLNSVKAIRNETMHFSPDPLTAEQLGHLTGFLALLRTLDPTS; from the coding sequence ATGGGCTGGAACGAACTCGGTGACATGGGCCGGGCCACGACGAAAGAAGAACTCCGCGCGCTCATCGCGCAGGCTTATCCGGGCGGTGGAAAGGCGCGCATCGCGAACTGGACGGGCCAGCTCTGGCGTTTCCGCGCGGTCATCGAAGTCGGCGACCATGTCGTCATGCCCGTCAAGTCGCGGGGAACGGTCGCGATCGGACGGGTCACCGGACCTTACGAGTACCGCGCCGACGCCCCCGAAGGGTTCCGGCATGTGCGGCCGGTCCAGTGGCTGCGCACGGACATTCCCCGGGACGCCATCAAGCAGGACCTCCTCGACAGCATGGGCTCCCTGCTGACCGTGTGCGGACTCCACCGGGCCGACGCCGACGTTCGCGTCGCGCATCTCGCCGAGCACGGGACCGATCCCGGGCCGCTGCGCGATGACGACGCGGACGCGTTCGAGTCGTCGTCCCGGTCCGAGCTGCTGGCCAAAGCCGCCGAACGCGACCCCGCGCGTCCGGTCCAGATCACCATTCGCGCGTTCCTCTCGCTCTGGGACGCCGTGCGCCGCACCCAGGACACGGTCGAGCGCATCGAAGCCGATCTCGCCGACAAGGGCCTGACGACCCGTCCGCCGTTCACCGAGGGATGGATCGGCAGCACGATCCAGCTCGTCCCGCTCGGGGAGGAACCCGCCGCCGGGCAGGCCGACACCGGCGCGCAGGCCGCCGAGGACACGCGCGACGTCGCCGACCTGCCGCCGCTCACCCTGCGCATCGGGGACCTGGAGGCGGCGGGCCGGGGCGTCATGTCCGTCGCTCCCGGGCAGCCGTTGCAGAACGTCGTCACCACAATGGTCGCCCTGGGGTATTCACAGCTCGCGGTCATCGCGGAGGACGGGACGTTCCACGGCGCGGTGAGCTGGGAGTCGATCGGCCGGGCCCGCATGTCCGATCCGGATCCCGGGCTCGACCAGGCCACCGTCTCCGTCCCGCTCGTCGACCAGGACGAGCCGCTGCTCGACCAGATCGAGCAGATCTACGCCCGGGGGTTCGTGTTCGTCCGGAGCGCCGACAAGCGGAGCGTCAGCGGAATCGTCAGCACGGCGGACCTGACCCGGCAGTTCGGCGAGCTGGCCCGGCCGTTCGTCCTCATCGAGGAGGCCGAGCGGCGGTTGCGGCGGCGGGTGGACGAGAGGATTCCGCTCGCCGAGATCCGCAAGCGTGCGCCGCGTTGGAGCCGGGACGACGCCCAGTCCGCCGCCGTCCTCACGTTGGGCAATTACCGTTCTCTGCTGGACGACGACGAGAACTGGAAATTGCTCGACTGGAATGTGGACCGGCGCCTCTTTTTCGACCTGCTGAATTCGGTCAAGGCCATCCGCAACGAGACGATGCATTTCAGCCCCGACCCGCTCACGGCCGAGCAGCTCGGGCACCTCACCGGCTTCCTCGCGCTGCTCCGCACGCTCGATCCGACGTCCTGA
- a CDS encoding ABC transporter ATP-binding protein, whose translation MSAVTLPDVARPTGVRLRDVRKTFHRRRRAGRPALDGVSLDVAPGEFLCLLGPSGCGKSTLLNILAGFVPADSGEVAVGGRPVTGPGHDRGVLFQTPMLFPWLTTWQNVLYGPKARGALTAEVRAEAAELLETVGLGDARDAYPHELSGGMRHRAAFARVLINRPGVLLMDEPFGALDAITRAAMQRFLLDLWQRHRTTIVFVTHDVEEAALLGDRVCVLSAPPGGTEEILDVDLPRPRSYDDTETLAFVQAKRRIREVLER comes from the coding sequence GTGAGCGCGGTGACGCTGCCGGACGTCGCGCGGCCCACCGGGGTGCGGCTGCGCGACGTCCGCAAGACCTTCCACCGGCGGCGGCGCGCGGGCCGTCCCGCGCTGGACGGCGTCAGCCTCGACGTCGCGCCCGGCGAGTTCCTGTGCCTGCTCGGGCCGTCAGGTTGCGGGAAGTCCACGCTGCTCAACATCCTCGCCGGGTTCGTCCCGGCCGACTCCGGCGAGGTCGCCGTCGGGGGGCGTCCGGTGACCGGGCCGGGCCACGACCGGGGCGTGCTGTTCCAGACGCCGATGCTGTTCCCGTGGCTGACGACCTGGCAGAACGTCCTGTACGGGCCGAAGGCGCGCGGCGCGCTCACCGCCGAGGTGCGCGCCGAGGCCGCCGAACTGCTGGAGACGGTCGGGCTCGGCGACGCCCGCGACGCCTACCCGCACGAGTTGTCGGGCGGGATGCGGCACCGCGCCGCGTTCGCCCGGGTGCTGATCAACCGGCCGGGCGTGCTGCTCATGGACGAGCCGTTCGGCGCGCTCGACGCGATCACCCGCGCCGCGATGCAGCGGTTCCTGCTCGACCTGTGGCAGCGGCACCGGACGACCATCGTGTTCGTCACGCACGACGTCGAGGAGGCCGCGCTGCTCGGCGACCGGGTGTGCGTGCTGTCGGCGCCGCCCGGCGGGACCGAGGAGATCCTCGACGTCGACCTGCCGCGTCCGCGCAGCTACGACGACACCGAGACGCTCGCGTTCGTGCAGGCCAAGCGGCGGATCCGGGAGGTGCTGGAGCGGTGA
- a CDS encoding response regulator transcription factor translates to MNVDETAPLRVLVVDGDPHARAEVVALLKGSAELEVVAETSGGDEAAELAERVRPDIVLLDADATLGGHTAPLSRASRVFVLAAQGDRATVETALRAGASGHLVPGAFTVADLIRGVRDASRTSLGLSAREAEVMDLIASGRSNGEIARQLFLSEKTVKNHVNRIYSKLGVGSRATAIALWRGMMSVVTAPDRPV, encoded by the coding sequence ATGAACGTTGACGAAACGGCCCCACTGCGCGTCCTCGTCGTGGACGGCGATCCGCACGCCCGCGCCGAGGTGGTGGCCCTGCTCAAGGGCAGCGCCGAACTGGAGGTCGTGGCGGAGACGTCCGGCGGGGACGAGGCCGCCGAGCTGGCCGAACGCGTCCGGCCCGACATCGTCCTGCTCGACGCCGACGCCACCCTCGGCGGGCACACCGCCCCGCTGAGCCGCGCGTCCCGCGTGTTCGTGCTCGCCGCCCAGGGCGACCGCGCGACGGTCGAGACCGCCCTGCGCGCCGGCGCGAGCGGCCACCTGGTCCCCGGCGCGTTCACCGTCGCCGACCTGATCCGCGGCGTCCGCGACGCGTCCCGCACCAGCCTCGGCCTCTCCGCCCGCGAGGCCGAGGTCATGGACCTGATCGCGTCCGGCCGCTCCAACGGCGAGATCGCCCGCCAGCTCTTCCTGAGCGAGAAGACCGTCAAGAACCACGTGAACCGGATCTACTCCAAGCTCGGCGTCGGCTCGCGCGCCACCGCGATCGCGCTGTGGCGCGGCATGATGAGCGTGGTCACGGCCCCCGACCGGCCCGTTTAA
- a CDS encoding carbon-nitrogen hydrolase family protein: MVRIAVAQFEPGMDKDANRDRVADLVASAAARDARVVVLPEYSMFTAPRMDERFVTSAEPLDGPFVAAVAASARKHGVHVVAGFAERTGDPERASNTLVAVAPDGDVAASYRKTHLFDAFGYRESDFLVPGPLADPELFTVDDLTFGLQTCYDVRFPEVTRRIVDAGADVLALPAEWVPGPLKEDHWRTLVRARAIENTIYVAAADQCGRAGAGNSMIVDPMGIVVASLGEAPGVAVGEIERERVASVRGVNPALELRRFTVIPR; the protein is encoded by the coding sequence ATGGTCCGGATCGCCGTCGCGCAGTTCGAGCCCGGAATGGACAAGGACGCCAACCGCGACCGGGTGGCGGACCTCGTCGCGTCCGCCGCCGCGCGGGACGCCCGCGTGGTCGTCCTGCCCGAGTACTCGATGTTCACCGCGCCGCGCATGGACGAGCGGTTCGTGACGTCCGCCGAGCCGCTGGACGGCCCGTTCGTCGCCGCGGTCGCCGCGTCCGCGCGCAAGCACGGCGTGCACGTCGTCGCGGGGTTCGCCGAGCGCACCGGGGATCCGGAGCGCGCGTCCAACACGCTGGTGGCCGTCGCGCCGGACGGCGACGTCGCCGCGAGCTACCGCAAGACGCACCTGTTCGACGCGTTCGGCTACCGCGAGTCGGACTTCCTCGTCCCGGGCCCGCTCGCCGACCCCGAGCTGTTCACCGTGGACGACCTGACGTTCGGCCTCCAGACCTGCTACGACGTGCGGTTCCCCGAGGTGACGCGGCGGATCGTGGACGCGGGCGCCGACGTCCTCGCGCTGCCCGCCGAGTGGGTGCCGGGGCCGCTGAAGGAGGACCACTGGCGGACGCTCGTGCGCGCCCGCGCCATCGAGAACACGATCTACGTCGCCGCCGCCGACCAGTGCGGACGCGCGGGCGCGGGCAACAGCATGATCGTGGACCCGATGGGCATCGTGGTCGCGTCGCTGGGCGAGGCGCCCGGGGTCGCGGTGGGGGAGATCGAACGGGAGCGGGTGGCGTCCGTCCGGGGCGTGAACCCGGCGCTGGAGCTGCGCCGCTTCACGGTGATTCCCCGGTAG
- a CDS encoding arsenate reductase ArsC, with the protein MPDVPEVLFVCVHNAGRSQMAAALLDHRAAGRVRVCSAGSAPAASINPAVREVMAEIGLDLSREFPKPLTGEAVRAADVVITMGCGDVCPVFPGKRYEDWALPDPAGLPAAEVRPIRDAIDARVRALLAELLPA; encoded by the coding sequence GTGCCCGACGTTCCTGAGGTGCTGTTCGTCTGCGTCCACAACGCCGGACGGTCGCAGATGGCCGCCGCGCTGCTCGACCACCGCGCGGCGGGACGGGTGCGGGTGTGCTCGGCAGGTTCGGCGCCCGCCGCGTCCATCAATCCGGCCGTCCGCGAGGTCATGGCGGAGATCGGGCTGGACCTGTCCCGGGAGTTCCCGAAACCGCTGACCGGCGAGGCGGTGCGGGCGGCGGACGTCGTCATCACGATGGGCTGCGGCGACGTCTGCCCGGTGTTCCCGGGGAAGCGCTACGAGGACTGGGCGCTGCCCGACCCGGCCGGGCTCCCCGCCGCCGAGGTCAGGCCGATCCGGGACGCGATCGACGCCCGCGTCCGCGCCCTGCTCGCGGAGCTTCTCCCGGCCTGA
- a CDS encoding aquaporin: MTLARRAFAEALGTGLLVTVVVGSGIMAQRLSDDTGLRLLENSVATAAGLAVLILLLGPVSGAHFNPVITLVDWALSRHADGRTVAVYLLAQTGGAIGGAVLADLMFGLPAVTIAAHHRTGADLWLGEVVATAGLVALVFALARQGRAAAAPAAAPAAVGAYIGAAYWFTSSTSFANPAVTVGRAFTDTFAGIAPSSVPGFVAAQFVGGALGAVLVLTLYPTGESRARRS, from the coding sequence ATGACGCTCGCGCGCCGCGCGTTCGCCGAGGCGCTCGGCACGGGGCTGCTCGTCACGGTGGTCGTCGGGTCGGGGATCATGGCGCAGCGGCTGTCGGACGACACCGGGCTGCGGCTGCTGGAGAACAGCGTCGCGACGGCCGCCGGGCTGGCCGTCCTGATCCTGCTGCTCGGTCCGGTGTCGGGCGCGCACTTCAACCCCGTGATCACGCTGGTGGACTGGGCGCTCTCCCGGCACGCCGACGGACGGACGGTCGCCGTCTACCTGCTGGCCCAGACCGGCGGCGCCATCGGCGGCGCGGTGCTCGCCGACCTCATGTTCGGCCTGCCCGCCGTGACCATCGCGGCCCACCACCGGACGGGCGCGGACCTGTGGCTCGGCGAGGTCGTGGCCACCGCCGGGCTCGTCGCGCTGGTGTTCGCGCTCGCCCGGCAGGGCCGCGCGGCGGCGGCCCCGGCGGCGGCCCCGGCGGCGGTCGGCGCGTACATCGGCGCCGCGTACTGGTTCACGAGTTCCACGAGCTTCGCCAATCCGGCCGTGACGGTCGGCCGCGCGTTCACCGACACGTTCGCGGGAATCGCGCCGTCCTCGGTCCCGGGTTTCGTCGCCGCGCAGTTCGTCGGCGGGGCGCTGGGGGCCGTGCTCGTCCTGACGCTCTACCCGACCGGAGAATCCCGTGCCCGACGTTCCTGA
- a CDS encoding ABC transporter substrate-binding protein, with amino-acid sequence MLRKTLAAAVAPLLALGLAGCDRAGGGTLKIGYFQGAVAGPDAVVAGNADLAKKVPAKIELRPIDSGVAGLAQLRAGAFPAVSAVGNPPVVGAFASGTDIQVVFVESLDESGLAVNAEVKAPAELKKVGVLVGSTLDFQLRGWLKSQNLAGKVQVASFASEAAEAAAWKAGKIDAVYISQAFLLDLKKHGANVLVSAADIAKLGYAAVNSLAVTSAYAKKNPDIVQQLVCQVSRAQEVVKGPQADTYITAATKYLGVKPADAIPATKDYPYVPKAEETAWLQGPDGTSATGRLAKNFKLTAEFLVTQGRAKAVPSDAEIAAHIDPGFWAKAQRGGCK; translated from the coding sequence ATGCTCAGAAAGACCCTCGCCGCCGCCGTGGCCCCGCTGCTCGCGCTCGGCCTCGCCGGCTGCGACCGCGCGGGCGGCGGCACCCTGAAGATCGGTTACTTCCAGGGCGCGGTCGCCGGGCCGGACGCCGTCGTCGCCGGCAACGCCGACCTGGCGAAGAAGGTCCCGGCGAAGATCGAGCTGCGGCCGATCGACAGCGGCGTCGCCGGGCTCGCGCAGCTCCGCGCCGGGGCGTTCCCGGCCGTCTCGGCGGTCGGCAACCCCCCGGTCGTCGGCGCGTTCGCCAGCGGCACCGACATCCAGGTCGTGTTCGTGGAGAGCCTGGACGAGTCCGGCCTCGCCGTGAACGCCGAGGTCAAGGCGCCCGCCGAGCTGAAGAAGGTCGGCGTCCTCGTCGGGTCCACGCTCGACTTCCAGTTGCGCGGCTGGCTGAAGTCGCAGAACCTCGCCGGGAAGGTGCAGGTCGCGAGCTTCGCCAGCGAGGCCGCCGAGGCCGCCGCCTGGAAGGCCGGGAAGATCGACGCCGTCTACATCAGCCAGGCGTTCCTGCTCGACCTGAAGAAGCACGGCGCGAACGTGCTCGTCTCCGCCGCCGACATCGCGAAGCTCGGGTACGCGGCCGTCAACTCGCTCGCGGTGACCAGCGCGTACGCGAAGAAGAACCCCGACATCGTGCAGCAGCTCGTCTGCCAGGTCTCCCGGGCGCAGGAGGTCGTCAAGGGGCCGCAGGCCGACACCTACATCACCGCCGCGACCAAGTACCTCGGCGTCAAGCCCGCGGACGCGATCCCGGCGACGAAGGACTACCCCTACGTCCCGAAGGCCGAGGAGACCGCGTGGCTCCAGGGGCCGGACGGGACGTCCGCCACCGGCAGGCTCGCCAAGAACTTCAAGCTCACGGCCGAGTTCCTGGTGACGCAGGGACGCGCGAAGGCCGTCCCGTCCGACGCCGAGATCGCCGCCCACATCGACCCGGGCTTCTGGGCGAAAGCGCAGCGCGGCGGCTGCAAGTGA
- a CDS encoding ArsR/SmtB family transcription factor, which yields MSNQGCGAPLVGAPLTEREAGELAVLFKAVADPVRLRLLSLIASHEGGEACVCDLTAAFDLTGPTISHHLKVLRQAGLIDAERRGTWVYHRVDAAVLGRLSAVLRPPGR from the coding sequence ATGTCTAATCAAGGGTGCGGCGCTCCGCTGGTCGGCGCGCCGCTGACCGAGCGGGAGGCCGGCGAGCTGGCGGTCCTGTTCAAGGCCGTCGCCGACCCGGTGCGGCTGCGGCTGCTGTCGCTGATCGCCTCCCACGAGGGCGGCGAGGCGTGCGTGTGCGACCTGACCGCCGCGTTCGACCTGACCGGCCCGACGATCAGCCACCACCTCAAGGTGCTGCGGCAGGCCGGGCTGATCGACGCCGAGCGGCGCGGGACGTGGGTCTACCACCGGGTCGACGCGGCGGTGCTGGGGCGGCTGTCGGCCGTCCTGCGTCCGCCGGGCCGATGA